A genomic stretch from Corvus cornix cornix isolate S_Up_H32 chromosome 7, ASM73873v5, whole genome shotgun sequence includes:
- the LCT gene encoding lactase-phlorizin hydrolase, which produces MDLICKTVIFLLASLSLGIDGEFARNFITIAGPLPSELAERLGLQDQVLPKDQQGPGMAAAQCQPDLVASELPRYFSPLRELGVTHYKVLLPWARLLPEGNATKADGAQVWCYRQLLEALAAAGLRAVLVLHQGRVPGAVAAQASGRNGRAFNRLFVEYAEFSFHAFGDLVDAWLSFSDLPEVLQSLPYNDPQEQVQAVAAAHEGFYTTLHEMISPVGGKLSIALEISTVQDMTPSELLSVSLQDSVDFVSLSLQYHCGNETDFYKKLSEFQSVWKDKDILVFSLKVLDCASVEENPFIPAAAIVTAINKEEARMVGCDVNDFLDYFSEVLSETNTLQENLDAVLAPRSSYQTVWEMFAEQSESERDSFLQDVFPHGFLWGISTGAFNIEGAWAEDGKGESIWDQFGHGGHVHMNQTADVACDSYYKTSYDIYLLRGLHPQLYKFSLSWSRIFPAGTNETINSKGVDFYSQLIDQLLDSNIEPMVTLFHWDLPQALQALGGWQNESIIDAFVSYADFCFSTFGDRVKLWITFHEPWVISYAGYGTGEHPPGITDPGAASYKVAHTILKAHAKVWHLYNSKYRSQQLGKVGMVLNSDWAEPKTPTSSEDVRASERYLQFMLGWFAHPIFVNGDYPDMLKAQIQEVNQQCFTTVAQLPVFTEEEKSWVKGTADFFGLSHYTSRLVSAGANGMCTPGYESIGNFSLHVDPSWPQAASSWIHVVPWGLRRLLKFVSQEYTGSKIPIYIAGSGVPTGDTGDLLNDTLRVDYFRQYIDEALKAVKLDAVDVRSYIARSLLDGFEGPVGYSLKFGLHHVNFEDSNRPRTPKASAYFYSSVIEKNGFPSKALGRSSAPVVFDRPVPSKLPNLPASEVPSKAKVVWQKFSSQTAHERDMYFYGTFPEDFTWGVSSSAYQIEGGWDADGKGPSIWDNFTHVPGNINNNDTGDTACDSYNKVEEDIYLLRALGVKNYRFSLSWPRIFPTGRNNSINSHGVDYYNRLIDGLVANNITPIVTLYHWDLPQSLQDIGGWESDELIDLFDSFADFCFRTFGDRVKFWITFNEPNIIAWLGYGLGTFPPSVKDPGSAPYRVAHILLKAHARAYHTYDDKYRASQAGVIALCPFISWAEPKTPSDPRDIEAADRYLQFLVGWFTHPIFKNGDYPEVMKWKVGNRSELQNLPSSRLPVFTEEEREYIRGTADVFCFNTYSSKIVTHSTTRLKPFSYEYDQELSKTVDSSWPSSALSDHRAVAWGLRRLLNWIKEEYGNPPIYIIENGVGVKTKSDVDDNARIFYYKTYIDEALKAYKVDGVNLKGYNVWSLMDNFEWVDGYDPKFGLHQIDFDNPNRPRTPKRSAVYYAEIIRNNGIPLPKEEEFLYGEFPDNFWWSVATAAYQIEGGWRADGKGLSIWDKYSHTPLRIGNDATGDVACDSYHKIEEDVEMLKSLKVSHYRFSISWSRVLPDGTTRYINEMGLNYYERLIDALLAANIMPQVTLYHWDLPQALQDVGGWENDTIVQRFKEYAEVLFQRLGDKVKFWITLNEPYNTAYLGYGVGTAAPGISVRPGRAPYVVGHNLIKAHAEVWHLYNETYRAKQGGLISITINSDWAEPRNPHNQEDVEAARRFLQFFLGWFAHPIFKNGDYNEVMKRRIRERSLAQGLSKSRLPEFTESEKQRIKGTYDYFGLNHYTTVLTYNLNYPKGVISYDSDRGTATVTDRSWLNSGSIWLKVTPFGFRKILRWIKEEYNNPPIYVTENGVSERGAFQFNDTWRMHYYRTYINEALKAVALDGVDLRGYTAWTLMDNFEWAVGYQEKFGLYHVNFSDPALPRRPKASAKYYSQIINCNGFPDPATGPHPCLEQEPEVTPTEPTPGAADSVSFLGLELTSQNAEIALYVLFALSAVGVLGLALFAYKYGKSSKRSHKQSHMELSNKM; this is translated from the exons ATGGACCTGATTTGTAAGACAGTCATCTTTCTCTTGGCGTCTCTCAGCCTTGGGATAGATGGGGAATTTGCTCGGAATTTTATCACCATTGCTGGGCCTCTACCCAGTGAGCTGGCAGAGAGATTGGGTCTGCAGGACCAGGTCCTGCCCAAGGACCAGCAGGGCCCTGGCatggctgcagcacagtgcCAGCCAGACCTTGTGGCTTCCGAGCTGCCCCGGTACTTCTCCCCGCTCCGTGAGCTCGGGGTGACGCACTACAAAGTCCTCCTGCCGTGGGCTCGCCTTCTTCCCGAGGGGAACGCCACGAAGGCGGATGGAGCCCAGGTGTGGTGCTACcggcagctgctggaggccctggctgctgcaggccTCAGAGCCGTGCTGGTTCTGCACCAGGGGCGAGTGCCCGGCGCCGTGGCCGCGCAGGCCAGCGGGAGGAATGGCAGGGCTTTTAACAGGCTTTTTGTGGAGTATGCAGAGTTCAGCTTCCATGCCTTTGGGGACCTGGTGGATGCATGGCTCTCCTTCAGTGATCTGCCAGAGGTCCTTCAAAGCCTGCCCTACAATGACCCCCAGGAACAAgtccaggctgtggctgctgctcatgAAGGATTTTACACTACTCTCCATGAGATGATCTCACCAGTGG GTGGAAAGCTGTCCATTGCTTTGGAAATAAGCACTGTCCAAGACATGACTCCATCAGAATtgctttcagtttctcttcag GATTCAGTAGACTTTGTGTCTCTTAGCCTTCAGTACCATTGtggaaatgaaacagatttCTACAAGAAATTGAGTGAATTCCAG agTGTCTGGAAGGACAAAGACATCTTGGTTTTTAGTCTAAAGGTCCTTGATTGTGCTTCCGTGGAAGAGAATCCTTTCATACCAGCAGCTGCCATTGTCACAG ctatTAATAAAGAAGAAGCACGTATGGTTGGGTGTGATGTTAATGATTTCTTGGACTACTTCTCTGAGGTTTTGAG CGAAACAAATACTTTGCAGGAAAACCTAGATGCTGTTCTTGCCCCTCGGTCCTCCTATCAAACAGTCTGGGAAATGTTTGCTGAACAGTCTGAATCGGAGAGGGATTCTTTCCTGCAAGATGTTTTCCCACATGGTTTCCTCTGGGGCATATCCACAGGTGCCTTTAACATCGAAGGAGCTTGGGCAgaggatgggaaaggagaaagcatCTGGGATCAGTTTGGGCATGGGGGCCATGTCCACATGAACCAAACAGCAGACGTGGCATGTGACAGCTACTATAAAACCAGCTATGACATTTACCTGCTTAGGGGTCTTCACCCCCAGCTGTACAAATTTTCTTTATCCTGGTCTAGAATTTTCCCTGCTGGCACCAACGAGACCATCAATTCCAAGGGTGTTGATTTTTACAGCCAATTAATTGACCAGTTGTTAGACTCTAACATTGAGCCCATGGTGACTCTCTTCCACTGGGACCTGCCCCAAGCTCTGCAGGCTCTTGGTGGCTGGCAGAATGAAAGTATCATAGATGCTTTTGTGAGCTACGcagacttctgcttttccacGTTTGGGGATCGGGTCAAGCTCTGGATTACATTCCATGAGCCCTGGGTTATCAGCTACGCTGGCTATGGCACTGGAGAGCATCCTCCAGGAATCACTGACCCGGGAGCAGCATCTTACAAG GTTGCTCACACAATTCTCAAGGCTCATGCCAAGGTCTGGCACCTGTATAACAGCAAATACCGTTCTCAGCAACTGGGAAAGGTGGGGATGGTGCTGAACTCGGACTGGGCTGAACCCAAGACTCCAACCAGCTCCGAGGATGTGAGGGCATCTGAGAGGTACCTGCAGTTCATGCTTGGCTGGTTTGCTCACCCCATATTTGTTAATGGTGATTACCCAGATATGCTGAAGGCTCAGATCCAGGAAGTGAACCAGCAGTGCTTCACAACAGTCGCACAGCTGCCTGTGTTTACGGAGGAGGAGAAGTCCTGGGTGAAAGGGACTGCAGATTTCTTTGGCCTTTCCCATTACACTTCCCGCCTGGTCAGTGCCGGGGCTAATGGGATGTGCACACCAGGCTATGAGAGCATTGGGAACTTCTCCTTGCATGTAGATCCTTCCTGGCCACAGGCTGCCTCTTCTTGGATCCATGTGGTCCCTTGGGGATTAAGAAGGCTGCTGAAGTTTGTATCCCAGGAATACACCGGGTCAAAGATCCCAATATACATAGCAGGGAGTGGTGTGCCGACAGGAGACACCGGGGATCTTCTCAACGACACTCTGCGAGTGGATTACTTCCGCCAGTACATCGATGAGGCCCTGAAGG CGGTGAAACTGGATGCTGTTGATGTTCGGTCCTACATTGCTCGATCCCTGCTTGATGGCTTTGAGGGCCCAGTGGGATACAGCCTAAAATTTGGGCTGCATCACGTGAACTTTGAAGATAGCAACAGACCAAGGACTCCCAAGGCATCTGCTTACTTCTATTCCAGTGTTATTGAAAAGAATGGTTTTCCATCCAAAGCCTTGGGCAGATCTTCTGCACCAGTGGTGTTTGACCGACCTGTGCCATCAAAGCTGCCTAATTTACCAGCATCAGAAGTTCCCTCCAAAGCAAAGGTTGTCTGGCAGAAGTTTTCATCCCAGACTGCTCATGAAAGAGACATGTACTTTTATGGGACATTCCCAGAGGATTTTACATGGGGTGTGTCTTCCTCTGCCTACCAGATAGAGGGAGGTTGGGATGCCGATGGCAAAGGACCCAGCATTTGGGATAACTTCACCCATGTCCCAGGGAATATAAACAATAATGATACTGGAGATACAGCTTGTGATAGCTACAACAAGGTGGAGGAAGATATTTACCTGCTGAGAGCCTTAGGGGTAAAGAATTACCGCTTTTCCCTGTCCTGGCCTCGAATTTTCCCCACTGGAAGGAACAACTCAATCAACAGCCACGGAGTTGACTACTACAACCGTCTCATTGATGGACTGGTTGCAAACAACATCACTCCAATTGTCACTCTCTACCACTGGGACCTGCCACAATCTCTTCAGGACATTGGTGGCTGGGAGAGTGATGAGCTGATTGACCTGTTTGACAGCTTTGCTGACTTCTGTTTCCGGACCTTTGGGGACAGGGTGAAGTTCTGGATTACGTTCAATGAACCCAACATCATTGCCTGGCTGGGCTATGGCCTCGGGACATTCCCACCCAGTGTCAAGGACCCTGGCAGTGCTCCCTACAGGGTTGCCCACATCTTACTGAAAGCTCATGCCAGGGCCTACCACACCTACGATGACAAATACAGAGCAAGTCAGGCAGGGGTCATTGCCCTGTGCCCCTTCATTAGCTGGGCTGAGCCGAAGACACCAAGCGACCCCAGGGACATTGAAGCTGCTGACAGGTACCTGCAGTTTTTGGTGGGTTGGTTCACACACCCAATTTTCAAAAATGGGGACTACCCCGAGGTCATGAAGTGGAAAGTTGGGAACAGGAGTGAGCTCCAGAACCTGCCGTCGTCGCGCCTGCCGGTTTTCACCGAGGAGGAGCGTGAATACATCCGGGGCACAGCAGATGTCTTCTGCTTCAACACATACTCCTCCAAAATTGTAACCCATTCAACAACACGTCTGAAGCCCTTCTCTTACGAGTATGACCAGGAGCTTTCAAAAACAGTTGACAGCTCCTGGCCTTCCTCAGCTCTCAGTGACCATCGGGCTGTAGCCTGGGGTCTGAGGAGGCTACTGAACTGGATCAAAGAGGAATATGGAAACCCCCCAATATATATCATTGAGAATGGAGTGGGGGTAAAGACCAAATCGGATGTTGATGACAATGCCAGGATATTTTACTACAAAACATACATTGATGAAGCTTTAAAAG CTTACAAGGTAGATGGTGTTAATCTGAAAGGATACAACGTTTGGTCTCTGATGGATAACTTTGAATGGGTGGATGGTTATGATCCAAAATTTGGATTGCACCAGATTGATTTTGACAACCCCAACAGGCCAAGAACGCCAAAGCGCTCTGCTGTGTACTATGCAGAAATCATCCGCAATAACGGCATCCCACTGCCCAAGGAAGAGGAATTTTTGTATGGAGAGTTTCCAGACAACTTCTGGTGGAGCGTAGCAACTGCAGCTTACCAG ATTGAAGGAGGATGGAGAGCAGATGGGAAAGGACTTAGCATTTGGGACAAATATTCCCACACTCCCTTGAGAATTGGCAATGATGCAACTGGAGATGTAGCTTGTGACAGCTACCACAAGATTGAGGAGGATGTGGAAATGCTGAAAAGCCTCAAGGTGTCTCACTATCGTTTTTCAATCTCCTGGTCCCGTGTCCTCCCAGATGGGACCACCAGATACATCAATGAAATGGGACTGAACTACTATGAAAGGCTGATTGATGCCCTTCTGGCAGCCAACATTATGCCTCAG GTAACTCTTTATCACTGGGACCTCCCACAGGCGCTGCAGGACGTCGGTGGGTGGGAGAATGATACTATAGTTCAGAGGTTTAAGGAATATGCTGAGGTCCTTTTCCAGAGGCTGGGGGATAAAGTGAAATTTTGGATAACCCTCAATGAACCCTACAACACTGCATATCTTGGCTATGGTGttggcacagctgctccag gcatCTCCGTTCGGCCTGGGCGCGCTCCCTACGTGGTGGGACACAACCTGATCAAGGCACATGCAGAGGTCTGGCACCTCTACAATGAGACCTACCGGGCCAAGCAGGGAGGGCTCATCTCCATCACCATCAACTCTGACTGGGCAGAACCACGCAACCCGCACAACCAGGAGGATGTGGAAGCTGCCAGACGATTCTTGCAG TTTTTTCTAGGGTGGTTTGCTCATCCCATTTTCAAAAATGGTGATTATAATGAAGTGATGAAAAGAAGGATTCGGGAACGAAGTCTGGCTCAGGGCCTGAGCAAGTCCCG ACTTCCAGAATTTACTGagagtgaaaaacaaagaattaaagGCACATATGACTACTTTGGTCTAAATCATTATACCACAGTTTTAACATACAACCTAAACTATCCTAAGGGTGTTATATCATATGACTCTGATAG gggCACAGCCACAGTGACCGACCGCAGCTGGCTGAACTCTGGTTCCATCTGGCTGAAGGTGACGCCCTTTGGATTCAGGAAGATCCTCAGGTGGATAAAGGAAGAGTACAACAACCCTCCCATTTATGTGACCGAAAATGGGGTCTCGGAAAGGGGAGCCTTTCAATTCAATGACACTTGGAGAATGCATTACTATCGGACCTACATTAATGAGGCACTGAAAG ccgTTGCACTCGACGGCGTCGACTTACGGGGCTACACTGCGTGGACACTGATGGATAACTTCGAGTGGGCAGTGgggtatcaggaaaagtttGGGCTCTACCACGTAAATTTCTCAGACCCTGCCTTGCCACGGCGCCCCAAGGCCTCAGCCAAGTATTACTCACAGATCATAAACTGCAATGGGTTTCCAGACCCAGCAACAGGCCCACATCCCTGTCTGGAACAGGAGCCAGAAG TGACACCAACAGAGCCCACTCCGGGAGCAGCTGACAGCGTGAGCTTTTTGGGATTGGAACTGACATCCCAGAATGCAGAAATAGCACTCTATGtgctttttgctctttctgcagTTGGAGTATTGGGCTTGGCTCTTTTTGCATACAAATATGGAAAATCATCCAAAAGATCCCATAAACAATCACATATGGAACTTAGTaataaaatgtaa
- the UBXN4 gene encoding UBX domain-containing protein 4: MWFGGSVPAAIAAAKERSSVFVVFVAGEDEQSTEMAARWEDEKVTEAASDGFVAIKIDTKSEACLQFSQIYPVVCVPSSFFIGDNGIPLEVIAGSVSVEELVTRIHKVKQMHTGKGRPLENGSQSSVPCPSPQSDGAPESAEPRAAGVCDSPQSVTPETITFSAGNDEANSGQASQEATNSADEQVNDAQPVNDLTLKVERLTKKLEERREEKRKEEEQKEIKKEIERRKTGKEMLEYKRRQEEELTKRMLEERNREKAEEKAARERIRQQIAMDRAERAARFAKSKEEAEAAKAAALQAKQAEIEARKEAAQRERSAIARIQFRLPDGSSFTNQFPSEARLEEARQFAAQTVGNTYGNFSLATMFPRREFTKEDYAKKLLELELAPSASVVLLPAGRPATSVVQASGSDLWKFLGTILYPLLAVWRFISNFLFTSPPPSQPSGRSAHQQDHSAPSTSGSVEQSRQAVRKRVVEKRGEDFKKEGKIYRLRTQDDGEDENNTWNGNSTQQM, translated from the exons ATGTGGTTCGGCGGCTCCGTCCCCGCCGCCATCGCCGCCGCCAAGGAGCGAAGCTCCGTCTTCGTCGTGTTCGTGGCAG GAGAAGATGAACAATCTACTGAGATGGCTGCAAGGTGGGAAGATGAGAAGGTGACTGAAGCTGCATCAGATGGTTTTGTTGCTATTAAAATCGACACCAAAAG tgAAGCATGCCTGCAGTTTTCTCAAATTT ATCCCGTAGTGTGCGTCCCATCCAGTTTTTTTATAGGAGACAATGGAATCCCTTTGGAAGTTATTGCTGGCAGCGTTTCTGTGGAAGAGCTGGTTACCAGAATCCATAAAGTCAAACAG ATGCACACAGGGAAAGGGCGGCCTTTGGAAAACGGCAGTCAGTCATCTGTTCCCTGTCCCTCCCCTCAGTCTGATGGTGCTCCAGAAAGTGCAGaacccagagcagcaggggtTTGTGACTCTCCTCAGTCTGTTACGCCTGAGACAATAACATTTTCTGCTGGTAATG ATGAAGCAAATTCAGGTCAAGCAAGCCAGGAAGCAACTAATTCTGCAGATGAGCAAGTGAATGATGCTCAGCCTGTGAATGATCTTACACTCAAAGTAGAAAG GTTAACAAAAAAGCTTGAAGAAAGAcgagaagagaaaaggaaagaagaagaacag aaagaaattaagaaagaaattgaaagaaggaaaactggtAAAGAAATGTTGGAGTACAAAAGGCGACAGGAAGAAGAATTGACCAAACGTATGTTGgaggaaaggaacagagaaaaagcagaagagaaggctgctAGAGAGCGCATAAGGCAACAGATTGCAATG GATCGTGCTGAGAGGGCAGCTCGCTTTGCAAAATcgaaggaagaagcagaagctgcaaaagctgcagctcttcaggCTAAACAGGCTGAAATAGAGGCCAGAAAAGAGGCAGCTCAAAGGGAGAGAAG TGCAATAGCCAGGATCCAGTTCCGCCTCCCCGATGGATCTTCCTTCACTAACCAGTTCCCATCTGAAGCACGGCTAGAAGAAGCCAGGCAGTTTGCTGCACAG ACGGTTGGTAACACTTATGGCAATTTTTCACTGGCAACAATGTTTCCCAGGAGGGAGTTTACCAAAGAAGATTATGCAAAGAAGTTACTGGAACTGGAGTTAGCACCCAGTGCTTCAGTAGTATTGCTGCCG GCAGGAAGACCTGCTACTTCTGTCGTTCAGGCTTCAGGCAGTGATCTGTGGAAGTTCTTGGGCACAATCCTTTACCCCCTTTTAGCGGTTTGGAGATTCATTAGCAACTTTCTGTTTACGAGCCCACCCCCCTCACAGCCCTCTGGGAGATCAGCTCATCAGCAAGACCACTCAGCTCCCTCAACGTCAGGCAGTGTGGAGCAAAGCAG GCAAGCAGTGAGGAAACGAGTCGTGGAAAAGCGGGGGGAAGACTTcaaaaaagaaggcaaaatatACAGACTGAGGACTCAAGATGATGGAGAAGATGAAAACAATACTTGGAATGGAAATTCTACACAACAAATGTAG